In Methanothrix sp., a genomic segment contains:
- a CDS encoding STT3 domain-containing protein, whose product MDQGRRSEPLELIAVIFFGLILKLFAGRNSLTEDGIMLPGYDEYYHMRRIVHGAGSFPDVLWFDSYLNYPHGLSISWPPLFDQISAALCIILGQNTIAGVEMTAAFVPVVIGLLALVVVYYMMRELFDHRVALLSSIMAALAPYYLLYTMVAATDHHSLEVFLQLLSLLFLILAVSRPQRRWLFASASGVALAALAYTWQGADVYLGAYLLIAAVALSLELRDGSPLRVAPTLLAAFILALLLVLPYRDTLWMSPSFLGLAAILAALAIMLALALLLVRRGASWKAFPLAILVASLALILLSRPLGGLFGLESLIRMGLGYIWGGGMIGLIGEAEPLIYNMETFSQVMFSWLGLNILLSLAGAAATMIYLRGVKGEGRQALLLFLMWAVYSLVLTFGQSRFLYLSTIYMGMLISILAFYILDNLKKSWEEEGKKTPRSLAAAVILVLILPTAIGAISFAQSTPPAVAGDWYESLLWLKENSNTTSFYADPREAPEYSVMSWWDYGNWILYLSERAVVANNFQSGVEDAVRFYLTESESEAAGIMDSRGARYVFADYSIAYGKLASLAEWGGEDVNSYMLREDRGDQVSLIHTGKFFDTTLGRLYLVDGTGMGRFRLIYESQTLLGGNPGKSKVKIFQYVPGALLRIHAGPDQKAGALLNMSSNRERKFVYINQATWNGDVLELRVPYSTEKSYETHALDPYLVFSGNEAGVKTQMVEVSEEDVLLGRSIDITF is encoded by the coding sequence ATGGACCAGGGGAGGAGAAGCGAGCCGCTTGAGCTCATTGCTGTCATTTTTTTCGGACTGATCTTGAAGCTCTTTGCCGGGCGGAACTCTCTTACTGAAGACGGCATAATGCTCCCGGGCTATGATGAATACTATCATATGCGCAGGATAGTGCATGGAGCAGGCAGTTTTCCCGATGTCCTCTGGTTTGACTCCTACCTCAACTACCCTCACGGCCTCTCCATAAGCTGGCCCCCCCTCTTCGACCAGATATCTGCTGCTTTGTGTATCATTCTGGGCCAGAATACAATAGCGGGGGTGGAGATGACGGCGGCCTTCGTGCCGGTGGTCATCGGCCTTCTGGCCCTGGTTGTGGTCTACTATATGATGCGTGAGCTCTTCGACCACCGGGTTGCCCTTCTGTCCAGCATTATGGCTGCCCTTGCCCCCTATTACCTCCTGTATACTATGGTTGCCGCCACCGACCATCACTCTTTAGAGGTATTTCTTCAGCTCCTCTCCCTGCTCTTCCTCATCCTGGCCGTCAGCCGGCCCCAGAGAAGGTGGCTTTTTGCCTCTGCCAGTGGAGTGGCTCTGGCTGCTCTGGCCTATACCTGGCAGGGCGCGGATGTCTATCTCGGCGCTTATCTGCTCATTGCTGCCGTTGCCCTGAGCCTTGAGCTGCGGGACGGCTCGCCATTGAGGGTAGCTCCCACCCTGCTGGCAGCATTCATCCTTGCCCTCCTCCTGGTCCTGCCCTATAGAGATACGCTCTGGATGTCCCCCTCCTTCTTGGGATTGGCGGCCATACTCGCCGCCCTGGCGATCATGCTCGCCCTGGCCCTCCTCCTGGTGCGGAGGGGAGCATCCTGGAAGGCATTCCCCCTGGCCATCCTGGTGGCATCCCTTGCCCTCATTCTCCTCTCCAGGCCATTGGGAGGTCTGTTCGGGCTGGAGAGCCTGATCCGCATGGGATTGGGATACATCTGGGGCGGGGGGATGATCGGCCTGATCGGCGAGGCCGAGCCTTTGATCTACAATATGGAGACATTCTCTCAGGTGATGTTCTCCTGGTTGGGATTGAACATCCTGCTATCCCTGGCGGGTGCCGCGGCCACCATGATCTATCTGCGAGGAGTGAAGGGCGAAGGGAGGCAGGCATTGCTGCTCTTCCTGATGTGGGCGGTCTACTCCCTCGTTCTCACCTTCGGCCAGTCCAGATTCCTGTATCTATCCACCATATACATGGGGATGCTGATCAGCATATTGGCATTCTATATCCTGGATAACCTCAAGAAGAGCTGGGAGGAGGAGGGGAAGAAGACTCCGCGTTCTCTGGCGGCGGCAGTCATCCTCGTGCTCATTCTGCCAACGGCAATCGGTGCCATCTCATTTGCTCAGAGTACCCCGCCGGCAGTGGCAGGCGACTGGTATGAATCTCTGCTATGGCTGAAGGAGAATAGCAATACGACCAGCTTCTATGCCGATCCGAGAGAGGCTCCAGAGTACAGTGTGATGAGCTGGTGGGATTATGGCAACTGGATACTCTATCTATCAGAGCGAGCAGTGGTGGCAAACAACTTCCAGTCCGGGGTGGAGGATGCCGTCCGGTTCTACCTGACGGAGAGCGAGAGCGAGGCGGCGGGGATCATGGACTCCAGGGGAGCAAGATATGTATTCGCCGATTACAGCATAGCCTATGGCAAGCTCGCCTCCCTGGCAGAATGGGGAGGTGAGGATGTCAACAGCTATATGCTGCGGGAGGATCGCGGAGACCAGGTCTCGCTCATTCACACAGGAAAATTCTTCGATACCACACTGGGCCGGCTTTATCTCGTCGACGGCACCGGCATGGGCCGCTTCCGTCTGATATACGAGTCGCAGACCCTCCTGGGAGGCAATCCGGGGAAGAGCAAGGTCAAGATATTCCAGTATGTTCCCGGGGCATTGCTCAGAATTCATGCCGGTCCAGATCAGAAGGCAGGGGCATTGCTAAATATGAGCTCCAATAGGGAGAGGAAGTTCG
- a CDS encoding nitrous oxide reductase family maturation protein NosD, with protein MAPEGADHSSIQQALNNASDGDVIEVQSGHYIEHVHVLHSVALIGLDTGGGRPVVDANKSSTAITLRANGTRIEGFNLTGSGGCGCGNAGILVDSSDNIIRNNILYKNRYGIYIEEGAVNNTIYGNDFLENRVPASDTGGNRWSMEVKEGGLLGLFKAAKPMGNHYSDYDEPDEGCNDTNLDGFCDEARMIGKGPGIDEHPLTAPVNV; from the coding sequence GTGGCGCCCGAAGGTGCAGATCATAGCAGCATCCAGCAGGCATTGAATAATGCCAGCGATGGAGATGTTATTGAAGTGCAAAGCGGCCATTATATAGAGCACGTCCATGTCCTCCACTCAGTGGCCCTGATCGGCCTTGATACCGGCGGCGGACGCCCAGTGGTGGACGCCAATAAATCCTCCACTGCCATCACATTGAGGGCCAATGGCACCCGGATAGAGGGCTTCAACCTCACCGGCTCCGGGGGATGCGGATGTGGCAATGCCGGGATACTGGTTGACTCCTCTGATAACATCATCCGGAACAATATCCTCTACAAGAATCGGTATGGCATTTACATCGAGGAGGGGGCAGTGAACAACACCATCTACGGCAACGATTTTCTGGAGAACAGAGTCCCGGCAAGTGATACTGGTGGCAATCGGTGGAGCATGGAGGTGAAGGAGGGAGGTCTGCTGGGATTGTTCAAGGCTGCAAAGCCCATGGGAAATCATTACAGCGATTATGATGAGCCAGACGAGGGCTGCAATGATACCAACCTAGATGGCTTTTGCGATGAGGCCCGGATGATCGGGAAGGGGCCGGGGATCGATGAGCATCCGCTGACAGCCCCCGTTAATGTTTAG
- a CDS encoding bifunctional nuclease family protein, which yields MESPVPVRVKGVYIAESEGSNPAPVVLLEDEGGRIVPIFVGLSEAISIHHALCGELAPRPMTHDLFISVLESLAASITNVLIDDLDGGIYYARLTIRSDSRQSEIDARPSDCLALALRAKAPIEVQERVMADASISKSDAERLTSIDNYLQ from the coding sequence ATGGAGTCGCCAGTCCCTGTAAGGGTCAAAGGAGTTTATATAGCGGAGTCAGAGGGGAGCAATCCAGCGCCGGTGGTTCTGCTGGAGGATGAGGGGGGGCGGATAGTGCCCATATTCGTGGGGCTCTCCGAGGCCATCTCCATCCATCATGCCCTCTGTGGAGAGCTGGCCCCCCGGCCCATGACCCATGATCTGTTCATCTCCGTCCTGGAGAGCCTCGCCGCCAGCATCACTAATGTGCTGATCGATGACCTTGATGGAGGGATCTACTATGCCCGGCTGACCATCAGAAGTGACTCCCGGCAGAGTGAGATCGATGCCCGGCCCAGCGATTGCCTGGCACTGGCCCTGCGGGCCAAGGCCCCCATTGAGGTCCAAGAGAGGGTGATGGCAGATGCGAGCATCAGCAAGAGCGATGCTGAGAGGCTGACGAGTATCGACAACTACCTGCAGTAG
- a CDS encoding replication factor C small subunit, giving the protein MHIKEEIWIEKYRPERLDDIVGQDEIIRRLKSYVKTRNLPHLLFSGPPGVGKTAASISIVKEIFGEGWRNNFIELNASDERGIDVIRHKVKDFARMAPLGKADFKVIFLDEADALTNDAQSALRRTMERYSATTRFILSCNYSSKIIEPIQSRCAVYRFKPLSADAVRKRIGFIASEEKLKVSEGGLSAIEYVAGGDMRRAINALQAAALLGDEVDEETIYQITSTARPEEIRSFIKTAISGDFVGARAMLDDLLLSKGLSGQDVVVQIHRAMLDLEDVADRDRTKLIDRIGEIDFRMTEGANERIQLEALLAYFALMAPEKR; this is encoded by the coding sequence TTGCATATCAAAGAGGAGATCTGGATAGAGAAGTACCGCCCGGAGAGGCTGGACGACATCGTGGGCCAGGACGAGATAATCCGCCGTCTGAAGTCCTATGTGAAGACACGGAACCTGCCCCATCTTCTGTTCTCCGGGCCCCCGGGGGTGGGCAAGACCGCCGCCTCCATCTCCATCGTCAAAGAGATCTTCGGCGAGGGCTGGCGGAATAACTTCATTGAATTGAATGCCAGCGATGAACGGGGCATAGATGTCATCCGCCATAAGGTGAAGGACTTCGCCCGGATGGCCCCCCTGGGCAAGGCGGATTTCAAGGTGATATTTCTGGATGAGGCCGATGCCCTGACCAATGATGCCCAGAGCGCCCTGCGCCGGACCATGGAGAGATACTCCGCCACCACCAGGTTCATCCTCTCCTGCAACTACTCCTCCAAGATCATCGAGCCCATTCAATCCCGCTGTGCAGTCTACCGCTTCAAGCCTCTCTCCGCTGATGCAGTGAGAAAGAGGATCGGATTCATTGCCTCTGAGGAGAAGCTAAAGGTATCAGAGGGCGGTCTGTCCGCCATAGAGTATGTTGCTGGGGGCGATATGAGAAGGGCGATCAACGCCCTGCAAGCAGCAGCCCTCTTGGGCGACGAGGTGGATGAGGAGACGATCTACCAGATCACATCCACTGCCAGGCCAGAGGAGATCAGGAGCTTCATCAAGACGGCGATATCAGGAGACTTTGTGGGGGCGCGCGCCATGCTGGACGATCTATTGCTCTCCAAAGGCCTCTCCGGCCAGGATGTGGTGGTCCAGATCCACCGGGCAATGCTGGACTTGGAGGATGTTGCAGACCGGGACAGGACAAAGCTGATCGATCGCATCGGTGAGATCGATTTCCGCATGACGGAGGGGGCAAACGAGAGGATTCAGCTCGAGGCCCTGCTGGCATACTTCGCCCTGATGGCCCCAGAGAAGAGATGA
- a CDS encoding PAS domain S-box protein, whose product MSLERMLQSALEALEDGICICDQSGAILYSNPAAEMLAGSMKGLAPGRGCEILKDLCTGILESARSSDCSIHRGDADLQGRRVEYSIAPMQGQGGEGRSIITFREPSPPGEEKEGGHRFSGDVSCGIAHPGSNEDLRGRDRIMAGATLAANQLLITEEMDVALTQSLEMLGCSANVDRACIYEHYLDEEGGDQIWLRYEWISDDEGYAGNEEGAGPARIHHPDQGYRAYSSIPQWFEILSGGMPLRGRSRDLPPSAREALENLGVLSFLIAPISTIDRFWGFIGFEDRKRERVWSWGEASILMTMASAIGGFIDRFEAESALRESEEKYRELVESSSSVIIRVDTSGAVRFINKFGLHFFGYKEEDILGRAISETIFPPGGEGCNLDEIIRHIREHPEECSSQITENIRATKERVWIAWTHRLVLNERGEVIEVLCIGNDVTENKRSSEELKRAAAELRETGDYLENLLGHANAPIIVWDPNFCITRFNHAFERLTGRLAEEVLGQSLGILFPDESRAESFAYIRRTLSGESWDALEIPILHQSGVVRTVLWNSANIYDESRSRVIATIAQGQDITERKEAEERVAFQASLLDQVRNAVIATDLDGRIVYWNRFAESLYQWKAEEVLGQRIKDTIIPLDNRSAQEDLMEEILAQGYRECECLARRKNGSLFPSSHAFSTICDNRGRRIGIVSVSNDLTERKRVEQDLREAKERAESATKAKSEFLANMSHEIRTPMNAVIGFTDLLLNTNIDPVQRDYIETIRSSGDSLLKVISDILDFSKIEGGMMELENECFDLIECLEGSINMVAEAAARKGLALSYEVKPTVPRYLLGDLTRLGQILVNLLGNAVKFTEKGFVRVDVSALPVEDGYEIQFQVKDSGIGISQDRMSRLFQSFSQVDASTTRKYGGTGLGLAICKHLSELMGGDIWAESTPGEGSSFCFTIRAEASEQPHPKPKKKLPEISLDLSERHIPKSLRILLAEDNVINQKVAVRMLERLGYRADVAADGREVLAALKRRPYDVVLMDVQMPEMDGLEATRSIRRTPCQQPYIIAMTAHAMKGDREVCLNAGMDDYVSKPVRIEELREALEQSRTPVLKG is encoded by the coding sequence ATGAGCCTTGAGAGGATGCTTCAGTCCGCCCTGGAGGCCCTGGAGGATGGAATATGCATCTGCGACCAGTCCGGGGCGATCCTCTACTCCAATCCTGCAGCAGAGATGCTGGCAGGATCTATGAAGGGGCTGGCCCCCGGCAGAGGATGCGAGATTCTGAAGGATCTATGCACAGGAATCCTGGAGAGCGCCAGGAGCTCTGACTGCTCGATCCATAGGGGTGATGCCGATCTGCAGGGAAGGAGGGTAGAGTACTCCATCGCCCCCATGCAGGGGCAGGGGGGTGAAGGCAGATCCATAATCACATTTAGAGAGCCTTCGCCCCCCGGGGAAGAGAAGGAGGGAGGGCATCGTTTTTCCGGAGATGTGAGCTGTGGGATAGCCCATCCGGGATCAAATGAGGACCTGCGGGGGAGGGACAGGATCATGGCAGGAGCCACCCTGGCCGCAAATCAGCTCCTGATCACAGAGGAGATGGATGTCGCCCTTACCCAATCCCTGGAGATGCTGGGCTGCTCGGCCAATGTGGATCGGGCCTGCATCTATGAGCATTATCTGGATGAAGAGGGCGGAGATCAGATCTGGCTCCGGTATGAATGGATATCTGACGATGAGGGATATGCTGGCAATGAGGAAGGTGCTGGCCCAGCCAGGATTCACCATCCTGATCAGGGCTACAGGGCATACAGCTCTATTCCTCAGTGGTTTGAGATCCTCTCCGGAGGGATGCCCCTCCGGGGAAGGAGCCGTGATCTGCCCCCATCGGCGAGGGAGGCATTGGAGAACCTGGGGGTGTTATCATTCCTGATCGCCCCAATATCCACTATAGACCGCTTCTGGGGCTTCATCGGCTTCGAGGACCGCAAGCGTGAGAGGGTCTGGAGCTGGGGCGAGGCCTCGATACTGATGACCATGGCCAGCGCCATAGGGGGATTCATCGATCGTTTCGAGGCAGAATCCGCCCTCCGGGAGAGCGAGGAGAAGTACCGGGAGCTGGTAGAGAGCTCAAGCAGCGTCATCATCCGGGTGGACACCAGTGGAGCTGTCAGGTTCATCAATAAGTTCGGCCTGCATTTCTTCGGCTACAAAGAGGAGGATATTCTGGGACGGGCTATATCTGAGACCATCTTTCCGCCGGGGGGGGAGGGCTGCAATCTCGATGAGATAATCCGGCATATAAGAGAGCATCCAGAGGAATGCTCCTCACAGATAACGGAGAACATAAGAGCCACCAAAGAGCGAGTCTGGATCGCCTGGACCCACAGGCTGGTCTTGAATGAGCGGGGAGAGGTGATAGAGGTCCTGTGCATCGGCAACGACGTAACTGAAAACAAGCGCTCTTCTGAGGAGCTTAAGCGAGCTGCTGCCGAGCTGCGGGAGACGGGGGACTATCTGGAGAACCTCCTCGGCCATGCCAATGCCCCCATCATCGTCTGGGATCCCAACTTCTGCATCACCCGCTTCAACCATGCCTTCGAGAGGCTGACCGGCCGGCTGGCGGAGGAGGTCTTGGGCCAATCGCTGGGGATCCTCTTTCCGGATGAGAGCCGGGCGGAGTCGTTCGCCTATATCCGCCGAACCCTCTCCGGAGAGAGCTGGGATGCATTGGAGATACCCATACTCCATCAGAGTGGAGTTGTGAGGACTGTTCTTTGGAACTCAGCCAACATCTACGATGAGAGCAGAAGCCGGGTAATTGCCACCATTGCCCAGGGACAGGATATCACTGAGAGGAAGGAGGCGGAGGAGAGGGTAGCATTCCAGGCCTCATTGCTCGATCAGGTCAGGAATGCTGTTATTGCTACCGACCTGGATGGGAGGATAGTCTACTGGAACCGGTTTGCTGAATCCCTCTACCAGTGGAAGGCAGAAGAGGTGCTGGGGCAGAGGATCAAGGATACCATCATTCCTCTGGATAATAGATCCGCCCAGGAGGATCTGATGGAGGAGATCCTCGCCCAGGGCTACCGGGAATGCGAGTGCCTGGCCAGGAGGAAGAACGGCAGCCTGTTTCCCTCCTCTCATGCCTTCAGCACCATCTGCGATAATCGGGGAAGGCGGATTGGAATAGTCTCTGTGAGCAACGATCTCACAGAGAGAAAGAGGGTGGAACAGGACCTTCGTGAGGCCAAAGAGAGGGCGGAATCGGCTACAAAAGCCAAGTCCGAGTTCCTGGCCAATATGAGCCATGAGATCCGCACCCCCATGAATGCAGTGATCGGCTTCACCGACCTTCTTCTCAATACCAATATCGACCCTGTGCAGAGGGACTATATCGAGACCATTCGCAGCAGCGGTGATTCCCTGCTCAAGGTCATCAGCGACATCCTGGACTTCTCCAAGATCGAGGGGGGGATGATGGAGCTGGAGAATGAGTGCTTCGACCTCATCGAGTGCCTGGAGGGCTCAATCAACATGGTGGCTGAAGCCGCCGCCCGCAAGGGGCTCGCCCTCTCCTATGAGGTCAAGCCCACTGTTCCCAGGTACCTTCTGGGCGATCTGACCAGGCTCGGGCAGATCCTGGTCAATCTCCTGGGCAATGCAGTCAAGTTCACTGAGAAGGGCTTCGTCCGGGTGGATGTATCCGCCCTGCCGGTGGAGGATGGCTATGAGATCCAGTTCCAGGTGAAGGACTCTGGCATTGGCATATCCCAGGACAGGATGAGCCGGCTCTTCCAGTCCTTCAGCCAGGTGGATGCCTCCACCACCCGCAAGTATGGCGGAACAGGGCTGGGCCTGGCCATCTGCAAGCATCTGTCTGAGCTGATGGGCGGTGACATCTGGGCGGAGAGCACCCCAGGAGAGGGATCCAGCTTCTGCTTCACCATTCGGGCTGAGGCCTCAGAGCAACCTCATCCCAAGCCCAAGAAGAAGCTGCCTGAGATATCCCTTGACCTATCCGAGCGGCACATCCCCAAGAGCCTGAGAATACTGCTCGCCGAGGACAATGTGATCAATCAGAAGGTGGCGGTGCGCATGCTGGAGCGGCTGGGCTATCGGGCGGATGTCGCCGCTGATGGCCGGGAGGTCCTGGCAGCGCTGAAGAGACGCCCCTATGATGTGGTGCTGATGGATGTGCAGATGCCGGAAATGGACGGCCTGGAGGCGACCAGGAGCATACGCCGTACCCCCTGCCAGCAGCCCTATATCATCGCCATGACTGCTCATGCCATGAAAGGGGACAGAGAGGTGTGCCTGAATGCAGGGATGGATGACTATGTATCAAAACCGGTGAGAATCGAGGAGCTGAGAGAAGCTCTTGAACAGAGCAGAACGCCGGTCCTCAAGGGCTGA
- a CDS encoding cyclase family protein codes for MPAIYDALLSKELHDISVPIESSPLYPGDSPPLRQWRAGLEGGSGYRLSHLSLGSHAGTHIDSPSHTLRDGPPLDSYPSGRFITPALVIAAQDCHAIPAEALQNASILKGEAILFKTSNSSRGLMHEPVFRDEYVYLSMPAAKMCITLGAGLVGIDYLSVDRYEDDSLPVHNILLKNDILILEGIDLDAVLPGRYWLICLPLKMKDAEASPVRAVLLGRSA; via the coding sequence ATGCCTGCCATTTATGATGCGCTGCTGAGCAAAGAGCTGCATGATATCAGTGTGCCCATAGAGAGCTCTCCCCTCTATCCGGGAGACAGCCCCCCTCTCAGGCAGTGGAGAGCGGGATTGGAGGGGGGATCGGGCTATCGCCTCTCCCATCTCTCCCTGGGCTCTCATGCCGGGACTCATATCGACTCTCCCTCTCATACTCTCAGGGACGGCCCCCCTCTGGACAGCTATCCTTCGGGCAGGTTCATAACCCCGGCCCTGGTGATCGCCGCCCAGGATTGCCATGCCATCCCCGCTGAAGCATTGCAGAATGCCAGCATCCTGAAGGGAGAGGCCATCCTCTTCAAGACCAGCAACTCCTCCCGGGGGCTGATGCACGAGCCTGTATTCCGGGATGAATACGTCTACCTCTCCATGCCTGCGGCAAAGATGTGCATAACTCTGGGAGCCGGCCTGGTGGGAATCGATTATCTCTCAGTGGACCGGTATGAGGATGATTCACTCCCTGTCCACAATATTCTGCTGAAGAACGACATCCTGATACTGGAGGGGATCGATCTCGATGCTGTTCTCCCCGGAAGATACTGGTTGATATGCCTTCCCCTGAAGATGAAGGATGCTGAGGCATCTCCAGTGCGTGCAGTCCTGCTGGGGCGATCTGCATGA
- a CDS encoding peptidylprolyl isomerase — translation MTKEVHAAHILCKTEKKALELKELLAAGRASFAEMARKHSQCPSGKDGGDLGWFGRGRMVPEFEKAAFEGEKGKVIGPVKSQFGYHLIRVLERR, via the coding sequence ATGACAAAAGAAGTCCATGCTGCACACATACTGTGCAAGACGGAGAAGAAGGCCTTAGAGCTCAAAGAGCTGCTGGCAGCCGGGCGGGCGAGCTTCGCGGAGATGGCCCGCAAGCACTCGCAGTGCCCATCGGGCAAGGACGGCGGAGACTTAGGCTGGTTTGGCAGGGGCAGAATGGTCCCTGAGTTTGAGAAGGCCGCCTTCGAGGGGGAGAAGGGAAAGGTCATCGGCCCGGTCAAATCCCAGTTCGGCTATCATCTCATCCGGGTCCTGGAGAGGAGATGA
- a CDS encoding YwbE family protein: protein MPANSGKNRLDIRPGLVVEVVLKKDQRSGKRTRGIVKAILTTSSFHPHGIKVRLEDGRVGRVQEILP from the coding sequence ATGCCAGCCAATAGCGGCAAGAACCGCCTGGATATCCGGCCCGGCCTGGTGGTGGAGGTGGTCTTGAAGAAGGATCAGCGCAGCGGAAAGAGAACGCGCGGGATTGTGAAGGCCATCCTCACCACCTCCTCTTTTCATCCTCATGGCATAAAGGTGAGGCTGGAGGACGGCCGGGTGGGAAGGGTACAGGAGATCCTGCCTTAG